Proteins encoded by one window of Teretinema zuelzerae:
- a CDS encoding aminopeptidase: protein MPTKQKIGQAARIIVKDVLALKKGEQFLIITNPDGDVAAISRALYDAALAEGAEATIVFQPEKTQLDYANRAALAAFNANPAACASVSANKMGKDSLGMEKPWTAANGRKIDHIFHYQMDELKTLRAIWTPGITIDMFRRTAGIDYPLLQRRCRAICRAMENALSIRVTAPGGTDIVVPVEGRTPMSDDGDFAEGGSGGNIPAGEVFISPLPGKSEGVIVFDGSLSLTDKDIISKKPVTVVFENGYITSISGGREAELLQKSLEAGEQKAKEFAAAGKLTAEEGESYARNARGLGELGIGLNPAARIKGNMLEDEKAFHTCHFAIGSNYDNDAEAMIHLDCLVRNPTIEVTKLDGSKVVIERQGILEPQFENPVDN, encoded by the coding sequence ATGCCGACAAAACAGAAAATCGGGCAAGCCGCCCGAATCATCGTGAAAGACGTACTCGCCCTCAAGAAAGGCGAACAGTTCCTGATAATCACCAATCCCGACGGAGACGTAGCCGCTATTTCCCGCGCCCTCTACGACGCGGCCCTGGCCGAAGGCGCCGAGGCGACCATCGTCTTCCAGCCCGAGAAAACCCAGCTCGACTACGCGAACCGCGCCGCCCTCGCCGCGTTCAATGCGAATCCGGCCGCCTGCGCCTCGGTGTCGGCGAACAAGATGGGAAAGGACTCTCTCGGAATGGAGAAGCCCTGGACCGCGGCCAACGGCCGGAAGATCGACCATATTTTCCACTATCAGATGGACGAGCTTAAAACGCTCCGGGCAATCTGGACTCCGGGCATTACGATAGACATGTTCCGCCGCACCGCGGGAATCGATTATCCCCTGCTCCAGCGCCGTTGCAGGGCCATTTGCCGCGCCATGGAAAACGCCCTCAGCATCAGGGTTACCGCACCCGGAGGAACGGACATAGTCGTGCCGGTCGAGGGAAGAACGCCCATGAGCGACGACGGCGACTTCGCCGAAGGCGGCTCAGGCGGAAACATCCCGGCCGGTGAAGTGTTCATCAGCCCGCTGCCGGGGAAGAGCGAAGGCGTCATCGTGTTCGACGGCTCCCTCAGCCTCACGGACAAAGACATCATCTCGAAAAAACCTGTAACGGTCGTCTTCGAAAACGGTTACATCACGTCGATATCGGGCGGACGCGAAGCGGAGCTGCTCCAGAAGTCCCTCGAAGCGGGCGAACAGAAGGCAAAGGAATTCGCCGCCGCAGGCAAGCTCACCGCGGAGGAAGGAGAATCCTACGCGCGCAACGCGAGAGGTTTGGGAGAGCTGGGAATCGGCCTGAATCCGGCGGCCCGCATCAAGGGCAACATGCTGGAGGACGAGAAAGCCTTCCATACCTGCCACTTCGCCATCGGCAGCAACTACGACAACGATGCCGAAGCTATGATCCACCTCGATTGCCTGGTGCGCAATCCCACCATCGAGGTAACCAAGCTCGACGGTTCGAAGGTCGTAATAGAACGGCAGGGGATTTTAGAGCCTCAGTTCGAAAATCCCGTAGATAACTGA
- a CDS encoding aldehyde dehydrogenase: MSESLPVQALVARQRSFFNAGNTRSVAFRKEALDRLSRAIRERESQILEAVHADLGKSDFEAFTTEVVLVLGEIELMKRNLRKWSKTVSKNAGLFNFPAKERMIKDPHGVCLIMSPWNYPFQLTLMPLVGAIGAGNTAIVKPSAYSPATSALIARMIDEIFPSEYIAVVEGGRSVNQDLLEQHFDYIFFTGSVEVGKLVMQSASRNLTPVTLELGGKSPCIVDRSADIDLAAKRAVWGKCINSGQTCVAPDYFLVHRDVKDSFIEASKKWIVRFYGEKPEANPEFPHIVNRHHFTRLSTLITEAGASGRNAQLAWGGQTDEETMRIRPAIIDNADWNDPIMQEEIFGPIMPIISWDREDEIRERILSRPRPLALYIFSKDRAQIKRFTEGIPFGGGCVNDTIMHVATHQIPFGGTGASGMGGYHGKTSFDAFSRIKGIVDRSTLIDVPLRYAPFAGKYRRWRPFL; the protein is encoded by the coding sequence ATGAGCGAGTCATTACCGGTGCAGGCTCTCGTAGCCAGGCAGCGTTCGTTTTTCAACGCAGGAAACACCAGATCCGTCGCCTTCAGGAAGGAGGCCCTGGACCGTTTATCCCGGGCAATTCGCGAAAGAGAATCCCAAATTCTCGAAGCGGTGCATGCCGATCTGGGAAAATCGGATTTCGAGGCATTCACCACCGAGGTCGTCCTCGTCCTCGGCGAAATCGAACTCATGAAGCGGAATCTCCGCAAGTGGTCGAAAACCGTTTCGAAGAACGCCGGATTATTCAATTTTCCCGCGAAAGAGCGGATGATCAAAGATCCCCACGGAGTGTGCCTCATCATGTCGCCCTGGAACTATCCGTTCCAGCTTACACTCATGCCGCTGGTCGGCGCGATCGGCGCGGGGAACACCGCGATAGTTAAGCCGTCGGCCTACTCGCCGGCGACCTCGGCCCTGATCGCCCGCATGATCGACGAAATTTTTCCGAGCGAATACATCGCCGTCGTGGAAGGCGGCCGTTCGGTGAATCAGGACCTCCTGGAACAGCATTTCGACTACATATTTTTCACCGGCAGCGTTGAGGTAGGCAAGCTTGTCATGCAGAGCGCCTCGAGAAACCTCACCCCCGTCACCCTCGAGCTCGGCGGAAAAAGCCCCTGCATCGTAGACCGCAGCGCGGACATCGACCTCGCGGCGAAACGGGCCGTGTGGGGGAAATGCATAAACTCCGGCCAAACCTGCGTTGCTCCGGACTACTTTCTGGTACACCGCGACGTCAAGGACAGCTTCATAGAAGCTTCAAAGAAATGGATCGTCCGGTTTTACGGAGAAAAACCCGAAGCGAACCCCGAGTTCCCGCATATCGTCAACCGCCATCATTTTACCCGGCTCTCAACGCTCATAACAGAAGCGGGAGCTTCCGGCAGAAACGCTCAACTCGCGTGGGGAGGCCAGACCGACGAAGAGACTATGCGGATCAGGCCCGCCATAATCGACAACGCGGACTGGAACGACCCGATCATGCAGGAGGAAATCTTCGGACCGATCATGCCGATCATTTCGTGGGACAGGGAAGACGAAATACGCGAGCGCATCCTTTCCAGGCCGCGACCGCTAGCCCTCTATATTTTTTCCAAAGACAGGGCCCAGATCAAACGATTCACCGAGGGTATCCCCTTCGGCGGCGGCTGCGTAAACGACACTATCATGCACGTGGCGACCCACCAGATTCCGTTCGGCGGAACCGGCGCGAGCGGAATGGGCGGGTATCACGGTAAAACGAGTTTCGATGCTTTCAGCAGGATAAAAGGAATCGTGGATCGCTCCACGCTGATAGACGTGCCGCTGCGGTACGCGCCCTTCGCGGGGAAATACCGCCGCTGGAGGCCGTTCCTATAA
- a CDS encoding S-ribosylhomocysteine lyase, with protein sequence MKEARNVESFSLDHTKVRAPYVRLAGKKTGPKGDIVTKFDVRFCQPNEEAIPMGALHTLEHLMAEYIRDEIDGVIDLSPMGCRTGFYLAVFGEPGEEAAAKALRAVLSKVAAWPDSEAVPGVDPVMCGNWKEHDLAGARVWAAKWVAGIDRKGWSCYPDSSL encoded by the coding sequence ATGAAAGAAGCGCGCAATGTTGAAAGTTTCAGCCTGGATCATACGAAGGTGCGGGCGCCCTACGTCCGCCTCGCCGGCAAGAAAACCGGCCCCAAGGGAGATATCGTCACCAAATTCGACGTGCGGTTCTGCCAGCCGAACGAAGAGGCAATCCCGATGGGCGCCCTGCATACGCTTGAACATTTGATGGCCGAATATATCCGCGATGAAATCGACGGAGTCATAGACCTGTCCCCGATGGGCTGCAGAACGGGCTTTTATCTGGCCGTGTTCGGCGAGCCCGGCGAAGAGGCCGCCGCGAAGGCGCTTCGGGCTGTTCTGTCCAAAGTAGCCGCCTGGCCCGACTCCGAGGCTGTTCCCGGAGTCGATCCGGTCATGTGCGGCAACTGGAAGGAGCACGACCTTGCCGGCGCCCGCGTGTGGGCCGCGAAATGGGTGGCGGGAATCGACCGAAAGGGCTGGTCCTGCTACCCCGATTCCTCCTTATAG
- a CDS encoding 5'-methylthioadenosine/adenosylhomocysteine nucleosidase, whose translation MKIGIIGAEKQEVELLYRELEASGKPVDVRRRANLEFHQGFIDGKPVVVVCCGVGKVNAALCAQVLICDFGVDAIVNTGSAGGLAEGLNVLDMVVCTDAVQHDFDTTPFGYAAGQIPGTESPFFKADQSMRDKALAAFSRVSPRFETPSRMIPGRIATGDAFISNPAARDRIVSHFSPACVEMEGGAVAQACVANGTPFVIIRSISDLAGHEADMSYADFSRQASHRSAAVVIDFVKHQ comes from the coding sequence ATGAAAATCGGAATAATCGGAGCGGAAAAGCAGGAAGTAGAACTGCTGTACCGCGAGCTTGAAGCGTCGGGAAAGCCGGTCGATGTGCGCCGGAGGGCGAACCTCGAGTTTCATCAGGGCTTTATTGACGGAAAGCCGGTCGTCGTCGTGTGCTGCGGCGTGGGAAAGGTCAACGCGGCCCTCTGCGCCCAGGTGCTGATCTGCGACTTCGGCGTGGACGCGATCGTGAACACGGGCTCTGCCGGCGGCCTTGCCGAAGGGCTCAACGTGCTTGATATGGTCGTTTGTACCGACGCCGTGCAGCATGACTTCGATACGACTCCCTTCGGATACGCGGCTGGGCAGATTCCCGGAACGGAAAGCCCCTTTTTCAAGGCCGATCAGTCGATGCGCGATAAAGCCCTTGCCGCTTTCAGCCGCGTTTCCCCGCGGTTCGAAACGCCGTCCCGCATGATTCCCGGACGAATCGCTACCGGCGACGCTTTTATATCCAATCCGGCGGCGCGGGACCGAATCGTCTCCCACTTTTCTCCGGCATGCGTGGAAATGGAAGGCGGCGCCGTTGCCCAGGCGTGCGTCGCGAACGGGACTCCCTTCGTAATCATCCGCAGCATTTCGGATCTCGCCGGACACGAGGCCGACATGTCCTACGCGGATTTTTCCCGCCAGGCCTCGCATCGGAGCGCCGCCGTCGTTATCGATTTTGTGAAGCATCAATAA
- a CDS encoding ATP-binding protein, with protein MGKSDDPYPSDNPVYAETLLEMTPNLVVFLDTDNHVQKMSKAARLMFGIADSASCDGVSIFDIVKNQVLVLLIRKWFEKLNKGLPVDETFPLDRLGTNQYEWFQVKASRVEHGGRIVGKVFFITDVSLLYSQKKILDTLLVSSPADIFVFDRNLQILVVSDSVARANGFYSWRDLAGRNLRELPKLDIPFVEKILDTAILDDEPVHQVVKHKDPRGDIRWLYVDVRTIKSTAGVFGYIMTRFDITREIKPKAILDALMESTSDAIAIVNPEGIVEYASQPLVTNLGFHDWRTVINKPWSFLFRNAGPDQSKFAELFAGETTGSRQGTISVGTGDSSQFYNYRIDRLHYQDQEFGLIAIASNTTELVQARERAEAAVRAKAAFLANMSHELRTPMNAVLGMNELLSRTTLNSLQKNYSEHIRSSATMLLSIINDILDFSRIEDRKLELSEAVYSVSSTLHDVINLVAVKVSEKELSFTADIDPTLPSRLIGDELRVKQILVNLLNNAVKFTESGEVNLAVTAVRSSDGQSVWINYRVRDTGPGIPKARQAELFGRFNRIESDSNKGIEGSGLGLAICKGLVTLMKGSLTLESEEGAGSTFTAGFAQRIASGAEPLAVFRLASSVRLLVFDTDPYTVASIRQMAGYGKFEVDFCSDPDDFTARLMNNRDRRAGAGWTHVIFEYKSGYDRAMVNVSSHPGTRWLALLSMTDFIGKGKDPAIDFTFKPLVVSTFARFIQGDRVDFSESLPLVNSMGIQPIYFRATGVSVLVVDDSAVNRKVAEGFLQTLDVRCDEAESGLDAVQKASRYRYDLILMDHLMPGMDGLEATAKLREIPGYREVPIIALTANAGSAYEQMYRKAGMNDTIYKPIEFNAFVRCLKKWLPPMKIEGYGRPAAQPGTGAVSESAAEGPMVGGRKDASHLLIGEREMEPRASASVAGAPGGAGQSEAQRSGEQPKGGWIPGLDRDTGIGYTGSLQNLEMILKVFKRTGPKMLDQLESGRKSGSLTQFRTAVHALISSGANIGALELSSCARDLEQAIIAGKTEDIDRLYPDLHGQLEGLISSVSAHFDNQG; from the coding sequence ATGGGAAAAAGTGACGACCCGTATCCGTCAGACAACCCTGTGTACGCAGAAACCCTTCTTGAAATGACCCCGAACCTGGTCGTATTTCTAGACACAGACAATCATGTTCAAAAAATGAGCAAAGCCGCACGGCTCATGTTCGGGATTGCCGATTCCGCCTCGTGCGACGGCGTCTCGATTTTCGATATCGTGAAAAACCAGGTTCTTGTTCTGCTTATCCGCAAATGGTTCGAGAAGCTCAACAAGGGCCTGCCCGTAGACGAGACCTTTCCCCTCGACCGGCTCGGTACGAACCAGTACGAGTGGTTTCAGGTTAAGGCTTCCCGGGTAGAACACGGCGGCCGCATAGTCGGCAAGGTCTTTTTCATTACCGATGTAAGCCTCTTATATTCCCAGAAGAAAATTCTGGACACCCTTCTCGTATCTTCTCCCGCCGACATCTTTGTATTCGACCGGAATCTGCAGATTCTGGTGGTCAGCGATTCCGTCGCCCGCGCGAACGGATTTTATTCTTGGCGCGACCTGGCGGGCAGGAACCTGAGGGAGCTTCCCAAGCTCGATATTCCCTTTGTGGAAAAGATTCTCGATACCGCCATCCTGGACGACGAACCCGTTCATCAGGTGGTCAAGCACAAGGATCCCCGCGGAGACATCCGCTGGCTCTATGTGGACGTCCGCACGATCAAGTCTACCGCCGGAGTCTTCGGCTATATCATGACGCGGTTCGATATCACCCGGGAAATCAAGCCCAAGGCGATTCTCGACGCGTTGATGGAGTCGACCTCGGACGCGATCGCCATCGTAAACCCCGAAGGAATCGTAGAGTACGCCTCGCAGCCGCTGGTGACGAATCTCGGCTTCCACGACTGGCGCACCGTGATCAACAAGCCCTGGTCGTTTCTGTTCAGGAACGCCGGCCCCGATCAAAGCAAGTTCGCCGAGCTTTTCGCCGGCGAAACGACGGGCTCGCGGCAGGGAACCATATCGGTGGGAACGGGCGATTCGAGCCAGTTCTACAACTACCGCATCGACCGCCTCCACTACCAGGATCAGGAGTTCGGCCTCATCGCCATCGCTTCGAACACTACCGAACTGGTGCAGGCCCGCGAACGGGCGGAAGCCGCCGTCAGGGCGAAGGCCGCCTTCCTCGCGAACATGAGCCACGAGCTGCGGACTCCGATGAACGCGGTGCTCGGCATGAACGAGCTGCTTTCACGCACGACGCTGAACTCGCTGCAGAAAAACTACTCGGAGCATATCCGATCTTCGGCGACCATGCTTCTTTCCATCATCAACGATATTCTCGACTTCTCCCGCATCGAAGACCGCAAGCTTGAACTGAGCGAGGCGGTGTACTCGGTGTCTTCGACGCTGCACGACGTGATCAACCTCGTTGCGGTGAAGGTTTCCGAAAAGGAATTGTCTTTTACCGCCGACATCGATCCGACCCTGCCCTCGCGGCTTATCGGCGACGAGCTGCGCGTGAAGCAGATTCTCGTAAATCTGCTCAATAACGCGGTGAAATTTACGGAATCGGGAGAGGTGAACCTGGCGGTGACCGCCGTGCGATCAAGCGACGGACAGTCGGTCTGGATCAATTACCGGGTGCGGGACACCGGGCCGGGAATTCCGAAAGCGCGGCAGGCGGAGCTGTTCGGCCGGTTCAACCGCATCGAAAGCGATTCCAACAAGGGCATCGAAGGCTCAGGTTTGGGCTTGGCGATCTGCAAGGGCTTGGTGACGCTGATGAAGGGGTCCCTGACGCTGGAAAGCGAAGAGGGCGCGGGTTCGACCTTTACCGCCGGCTTCGCCCAGAGAATCGCTTCTGGCGCCGAACCCCTGGCGGTGTTCCGTCTTGCCTCTTCCGTCAGGTTGCTGGTATTCGACACCGATCCGTATACGGTGGCTTCCATTCGCCAGATGGCCGGCTACGGCAAGTTCGAGGTCGATTTCTGTTCCGATCCGGACGATTTCACCGCGCGCCTCATGAACAACAGGGATCGCCGGGCCGGAGCCGGCTGGACCCACGTTATATTCGAGTACAAGTCCGGCTACGACCGGGCTATGGTCAACGTATCCTCGCATCCCGGAACCCGCTGGCTCGCGCTTCTTTCAATGACCGACTTCATCGGCAAGGGAAAGGATCCCGCGATAGACTTCACCTTCAAACCGCTGGTCGTATCCACTTTCGCACGCTTCATACAGGGCGACCGCGTCGATTTCAGCGAAAGCCTCCCGCTGGTCAATTCCATGGGGATTCAGCCGATCTACTTCAGGGCGACGGGAGTGAGCGTTCTGGTGGTGGACGACAGCGCGGTGAACCGGAAGGTCGCCGAAGGATTCCTGCAAACCCTCGACGTGCGCTGCGACGAGGCTGAAAGCGGTTTGGACGCCGTGCAGAAAGCTTCGCGGTATCGCTACGATCTTATTTTGATGGATCATCTGATGCCCGGAATGGACGGGTTGGAAGCGACCGCGAAGCTCCGCGAGATTCCGGGATACCGGGAGGTTCCCATTATCGCGCTGACCGCGAACGCCGGATCTGCCTACGAACAAATGTACCGGAAAGCCGGCATGAACGATACGATTTACAAGCCCATCGAATTCAACGCCTTCGTCCGGTGCCTGAAAAAGTGGCTTCCGCCGATGAAGATCGAAGGATACGGGCGTCCGGCGGCGCAACCGGGGACCGGCGCGGTTTCGGAATCCGCCGCCGAAGGGCCGATGGTCGGAGGGCGCAAGGACGCCTCTCACCTGTTGATCGGCGAACGGGAAATGGAGCCCCGGGCGTCTGCTTCTGTTGCCGGCGCTCCTGGAGGCGCCGGGCAATCGGAAGCCCAACGCTCCGGCGAACAGCCGAAGGGCGGGTGGATTCCCGGCCTTGACCGGGACACCGGCATCGGGTATACAGGGTCTCTGCAAAATCTGGAAATGATACTGAAGGTATTCAAGCGCACCGGGCCGAAGATGCTCGACCAGCTTGAGTCCGGCCGCAAGAGCGGCAGTTTGACGCAGTTCCGCACCGCGGTCCATGCGCTCATTTCCAGCGGCGCCAATATCGGAGCGCTCGAGCTGTCGTCATGCGCGCGGGATTTGGAGCAGGCGATCATCGCGGGGAAGACCGAGGATATCGACCGTCTGTATCCGGATCTGCACGGACAACTGGAAGGACTCATTTCTTCCGTCTCCGCGCATTTTGACAATCAGGGCTGA
- a CDS encoding EAL domain-containing protein codes for MSDDFLLSDIIRDERICTFFQPIVSLKTGEIFAYEALTRGIRDESRSLIDPCALFAQADRETCSLEFDLLCRKKALENFRKFHTNTEAMMFMNINTSVISSRDNETHHIGTISRQMGFDPENIGLELIESKASSPDELMSFVRKYRDSGFLIVIDDFGCEHSNIDRLIQIHPDIIKVDRSIISCIENDPYRQSILKSIHSLAEMTGSLCLAEGVETLAEIKTCHLLGVDLFQGFAIACPSPDIPRLEEATRTQVRILQGEIHTASMDALRRRRRLTGDINVLADWLIRQIDPTNPESLTLVFQEFIAMNDEVECVYLLDSRGVQISETIVSPFVRLQSRPSIFQPARRGADHAYKPYFACFEALGIQRYLTDVYLSLASGNLCRTFSVQLPCQSDAPCVLCMDFLEEPIRTPSAPKQS; via the coding sequence ATGAGCGACGATTTTCTTTTGTCAGACATCATCCGCGATGAACGGATCTGCACCTTTTTTCAACCGATTGTCAGTCTAAAAACCGGAGAGATCTTCGCGTACGAAGCGCTCACTCGCGGGATCAGGGATGAAAGCCGCAGCCTGATCGACCCCTGCGCCCTGTTCGCCCAGGCAGACAGGGAAACCTGCTCGCTCGAGTTCGACCTCCTGTGCCGGAAAAAGGCCCTGGAGAATTTCCGGAAATTCCATACAAACACGGAAGCAATGATGTTCATGAACATCAACACCTCAGTAATATCCTCCCGGGACAACGAGACGCACCACATCGGAACGATCAGCCGCCAGATGGGCTTCGATCCGGAAAACATCGGCCTTGAACTGATCGAATCCAAGGCCTCCTCCCCGGACGAGCTGATGTCCTTTGTAAGGAAATACCGCGACTCGGGATTCCTGATCGTAATAGACGACTTCGGCTGCGAACATTCGAACATCGACCGGCTTATCCAGATTCACCCGGACATCATCAAGGTTGACCGCAGCATCATCTCCTGCATAGAAAACGACCCGTACCGCCAGTCCATCCTGAAATCCATCCATTCCCTGGCCGAAATGACCGGCTCCCTCTGCCTCGCGGAAGGAGTGGAAACCCTCGCCGAAATAAAGACCTGCCACCTTCTGGGCGTAGACCTCTTCCAGGGCTTCGCCATCGCATGCCCATCCCCGGACATCCCCCGCCTGGAAGAGGCCACGCGGACCCAGGTGCGCATCCTGCAGGGCGAAATTCACACCGCAAGCATGGACGCGCTGAGGCGCCGCCGCCGCCTGACCGGAGACATCAACGTGCTTGCCGACTGGCTCATCCGCCAGATCGACCCGACCAATCCCGAATCCCTCACCCTCGTGTTCCAGGAATTCATCGCCATGAACGACGAAGTCGAGTGCGTCTACCTCCTGGACTCGCGGGGAGTGCAGATTTCGGAAACCATCGTCTCTCCCTTCGTACGGTTGCAGTCCCGGCCCAGCATCTTTCAGCCCGCTCGCAGAGGAGCGGACCACGCCTACAAGCCCTACTTCGCCTGCTTCGAAGCGCTGGGAATCCAGCGATATCTGACGGACGTATATCTCTCTCTCGCCTCCGGGAACCTCTGCAGAACCTTCTCGGTCCAGCTGCCCTGCCAAAGCGACGCGCCCTGCGTCCTCTGCATGGATTTCCTGGAAGAGCCGATCAGGACGCCCTCTGCTCCCAAACAGTCGTAA
- the purU gene encoding formyltetrahydrofolate deformylase encodes MTQHTFTLTVSCADQSGIIAAVTGCIAETGGNILNLAQHTAVDIGMFFCRVSFAGTEGFTEARFREAFDKIAAKFSMDWQFFDNDRKKKVAVLVSKTSHCLYEILLKHADGELDCEIPVIISNHPDLAHIATSFHIPFFQVDVKKGKHEYERDLEEILSRYDIELVVLARYMQVMSAEFCERWDTKVINIHHGFLPAFKGAKPYHQAWQKGVKLIGATGHFATADLDQGPIIYQDVITVADTCSVDEFIRMGKDVERTVIVEAVRRYLSHSIFLWQGRTFVIE; translated from the coding sequence ATGACACAGCACACCTTCACCCTCACCGTCTCCTGCGCCGACCAAAGCGGCATCATCGCGGCCGTAACCGGCTGCATCGCGGAGACCGGCGGCAACATCCTGAACCTTGCCCAGCACACCGCAGTCGACATCGGCATGTTTTTTTGCCGCGTCTCCTTCGCCGGAACCGAAGGCTTCACAGAAGCGCGCTTCCGCGAAGCCTTCGATAAAATCGCCGCCAAATTCTCGATGGACTGGCAGTTCTTCGATAACGACCGGAAAAAAAAGGTGGCTGTCCTTGTTTCCAAAACCAGCCACTGCCTTTATGAAATTCTGCTTAAACACGCCGACGGCGAACTGGACTGCGAAATTCCGGTCATCATTTCAAACCATCCGGACCTGGCCCATATCGCCACCTCCTTCCACATCCCCTTCTTCCAGGTAGACGTTAAAAAGGGCAAGCACGAATACGAACGCGATCTTGAAGAAATCCTTTCGCGCTACGACATCGAACTCGTCGTCCTTGCCCGCTACATGCAGGTGATGAGCGCGGAGTTCTGCGAGCGCTGGGACACGAAGGTCATCAACATCCACCACGGATTCCTTCCCGCCTTCAAGGGAGCGAAACCCTACCACCAGGCCTGGCAAAAGGGCGTAAAGCTCATCGGCGCGACCGGACACTTCGCGACCGCAGACCTCGACCAGGGACCCATCATTTATCAGGATGTGATTACGGTCGCGGACACCTGCTCGGTGGACGAGTTCATCCGCATGGGAAAAGACGTCGAACGCACCGTCATCGTAGAGGCCGTCCGCCGCTACCTGAGCCACAGCATCTTCCTCTGGCAGGGCAGAACCTTCGTCATCGAATAA
- a CDS encoding HD-GYP domain-containing protein — protein sequence MNKIRFYVSCLLMSAVALTASVHAVDMDLVNRYLNAANDQYSAGNYVKAFTYINTVLSSYKEEALPQNVEVLSETIYYGYLEQIKNSRDTAAFNRVKEKLIEFPYISSERINRIIKIINTYEAQDVAWGSDPTRPAASASDGNNNPILRNTLELQLALEALKRETQEAEAERNDEHQENLLRTQREAYERALTEAREISGKGSKFVIFGLLLLGAVVFIVFVVVLINLVMNMRSVKTQNEKFMETLKAVAEMSRAPQYGAPALDALPPLYGANGEMRLIGSAMKETGLPPPPATEAEKKELADLAAKCREIGVQIDRATGRKNNSKNVAEMVFKLAQEMGVAQYEATLFFAVAMVYDIGFLEIDEALLQADNLTDAQKYEIRNHVKQGLAQLSFVPEKYMAVFADGVLMHHENMDGSGYPEGLEGSRIPFIARLIHVAESFNALISKRNYRDIFDKETALNELRKKDGMYDPDVLNVLEHII from the coding sequence ATGAATAAAATCCGTTTTTACGTCTCTTGTCTGCTGATGTCGGCGGTTGCGCTGACGGCGTCCGTGCACGCGGTGGACATGGATCTGGTGAACCGGTATCTGAACGCAGCGAACGATCAGTATTCGGCGGGGAATTATGTAAAGGCTTTCACCTACATCAATACGGTTCTTTCTTCGTACAAGGAGGAGGCGCTTCCGCAGAACGTGGAGGTGCTCTCCGAGACGATTTATTACGGATACCTCGAACAGATCAAGAACTCGCGGGACACGGCGGCTTTTAATCGGGTAAAGGAAAAGCTCATCGAGTTTCCCTATATTTCCAGCGAGCGGATTAACCGCATTATCAAGATAATCAATACCTACGAGGCGCAGGACGTGGCCTGGGGGTCCGATCCGACGAGGCCGGCCGCCTCCGCGTCCGACGGAAACAATAATCCGATTCTGCGCAACACGCTCGAGCTCCAGCTGGCCCTGGAGGCCCTGAAGCGCGAAACTCAGGAAGCAGAGGCCGAGCGCAACGACGAGCATCAGGAGAATCTGCTGCGCACCCAGCGCGAGGCGTACGAGCGGGCGCTTACAGAGGCTCGCGAGATCTCGGGCAAGGGAAGCAAATTCGTCATATTCGGGCTGTTGCTGCTGGGCGCGGTCGTTTTCATCGTCTTTGTCGTGGTGTTGATCAATCTGGTGATGAATATGCGAAGCGTGAAAACGCAGAACGAGAAATTCATGGAGACGCTGAAGGCCGTGGCGGAAATGTCGCGCGCTCCGCAATACGGCGCTCCCGCTCTCGACGCTCTGCCGCCGCTGTATGGCGCGAACGGCGAGATGCGGCTGATCGGCAGCGCGATGAAGGAGACCGGGCTCCCGCCGCCCCCGGCTACCGAAGCGGAAAAGAAGGAACTTGCGGATCTTGCGGCGAAGTGCCGCGAGATCGGCGTGCAGATAGACCGCGCGACCGGCAGAAAGAATAATTCCAAGAACGTGGCGGAAATGGTGTTCAAGCTTGCACAAGAGATGGGGGTCGCGCAGTACGAGGCGACGCTCTTTTTCGCGGTGGCGATGGTGTACGATATCGGTTTCCTGGAAATAGACGAGGCTCTGCTGCAGGCGGACAATCTGACCGACGCGCAGAAGTACGAGATTCGCAATCACGTGAAGCAGGGCTTGGCCCAGCTTTCATTCGTGCCGGAAAAATATATGGCGGTGTTTGCCGACGGCGTGCTGATGCATCATGAGAACATGGACGGCTCGGGGTATCCGGAAGGGCTTGAAGGCTCGCGGATTCCCTTTATCGCCCGCCTTATCCATGTGGCAGAGTCGTTCAACGCGCTGATTTCCAAGCGCAACTATCGGGATATATTCGACAAGGAAACCGCGCTGAACGAGCTGCGGAAAAAAGACGGAATGTACGATCCTGACGTGCTGAACGTGCTGGAACACATTATTTGA